The following proteins are co-located in the Castor canadensis chromosome 5, mCasCan1.hap1v2, whole genome shotgun sequence genome:
- the Rbm12 gene encoding RNA-binding protein 12 isoform X4, whose translation MAHCVTLVQLSISCDHLIDKDVGSKSDPLCVLLQDVGGGAWTELGRTERVQNCSSPEFSKTLQVEYHFETVQKLRFGIYDIDNKTPELGDDDFLGGAECSLGQIVSSQILTLPLMLKPGKPAGQGTITVSAQELKDSRIVTMEVEARNLDKKDFLGKSDPFLEIFRKGDGKWHLAYRSEVIKNNLNPTWKRFSLPLQHFCGGDPSTPIQVRCSDYDSDGSHDLIGTFHTSLAQLQTVPAEFECIHPEKQQKKKSYKNSGTICVKICQVETEYSFLDYVMGGCQINFTVGIDFTGSNGDPSSPDSLHYLSPTGVNEYLTALWSVGSVVQDYDSDKLFPAFGFGAQVPPDWQVSHEFALNFNPSNPYCAGIQGIVDAYRQALPQVRLYGPTNFAPIINHVARFAAQAVHQGTSSAPREALAQTVLAEVPTQLVSYFKAQGWAPLKVPPAPAKGPSQAP comes from the exons ATGGCCCACTGCGTGACCTTGGTTCAGCTGTCCATTTCCTGTGACCACCTCATTGATAAGGATGTCGGCTCCAAATCTGACCCACTCTGTGTCCTATTACAGGATGTGGGAGGGGGCGCCTGGACTGAG CTTGGCCGGACTGAGAGAGTACAGAACTGCTCAAGTCCTGAGTTCTCCAAGACTCTGCAGGTTGAGTACCACTTTGAGACAGTCCAGAAACTACGCTTTGGAATCTATGACATAGACAACAAGACACCAGAGCTCGGGGATGATGACTTTCTAGGGGGAGCTGAGTGTTCATTAGGACAG ATTGTGTCCAGCCAGATACTGACTTTACCCTTGATGCTGAAGCCTGGAAAACCTGCTGGGCAGGGGACAATCACA GTGTCAGCTCAGGAGTTGAAGGATAGTCGTATAGTAACCATGGAGGTGGAGGCCAGAAACCTGGATAAAAAA GACTTCCTGGGAAAATCAGATCCATTCCTGGAGATCTTCCGCAAGGGTGATGGGAAATGGCACCTGGCATACAGATCTGAG GTAATCAAGAACAACCTGAACCCTACATGGAAGCGCTTTTCACTTCCCCTTCAGCATTTCTGTGGTGGGGACCCCAGCACACCCATCCAG GTGCGCTGTTCAGACTATGACAGTGATGGGTCACATGATCTCATTGGTACCTTCCACACCAGTTTGGCCCAACTGCAAACAGTCCCG GCTGAGTTTGAATGCATCCACCCTGAGAaacagcagaaaaagaaaagctacaaGAATTCCGGAACTATTTGTGTCAAGATTTGCCAA GTAGAAACAGAGTATTCCTTCCTGGACTATGTGATGGGAGGCTGCCAAATCAACTTCACT GTAGGTATAGACTTCACCGGCTCCAATGGAGATCCCTCATCACCTGACTCCCTGCACTACCTGAGTCCTACAGGAGTCAATGAGTACCTAACAGCATTATGGAGTGTGGGCAGTGTGGTTCAGGACTATGACTC GGACAAGCTGTTCCCAGCATTTGGATTTGGTGCACAGGTGCCCCCTGACTGGCAG GTCTCGCATGAATTTGCCCTGAACTTCAATCCCAGTAATCCTTATTGTGCTG GCATCCAGGGCATTGTGGATGCCTATCGCCAAGCCCTACCCCAAGTTCGCCTCTATGGGCCAACCAACTTTGCACCCATTATCAACCATGTGGCCAGGTTTGCAGCCCAGGCTGTACATCAGGGGACTTCCTCG